A genomic region of Exiguobacterium oxidotolerans JCM 12280 contains the following coding sequences:
- a CDS encoding FtsB family cell division protein: protein MPAPLESGRQTPPKIKPLNDRKKQLSRNAIENRSRLKKRFLICMSIFLIVLSLMGWSYIEKKQLIAEQNQSFQVAQQEQTKAKKESARLKEEIERLNDKEYVANLARSELLYSKKGETIFYFSPED, encoded by the coding sequence ATGCCGGCACCGTTAGAATCAGGTCGTCAAACACCACCAAAGATTAAACCACTCAATGATCGTAAAAAGCAATTAAGCCGAAATGCGATTGAGAACCGATCGCGCTTAAAAAAGCGTTTCTTGATTTGTATGTCAATCTTTCTCATCGTCCTTTCTCTCATGGGGTGGTCATACATCGAAAAGAAACAATTGATTGCTGAACAAAATCAATCGTTCCAGGTCGCGCAACAAGAGCAAACGAAAGCAAAAAAAGAGTCGGCACGTCTGAAAGAAGAAATCGAACGGTTGAATGATAAAGAATACGTTGCGAACTTAGCGAGAAGCGAGTTACTGTACTCGAAAAAAGGCGAAACGATTTTCTATTTCTCACCGGAAGATTAA
- a CDS encoding polysaccharide biosynthesis protein produces MSQRRTIAQGAALLAISSYVSKLLSFFYRIPYQNMAGDFGLYVYQTVYPLFAIAAALGIYALPVIVAKLTLHHPEEKREVLWSIFFVLASLSLVFGLLGWIIAPELALLFGDPKLVLPLRAVTLTFYLLPVIAVLRGMFQADLEMRPTAFSQITENAVRVCLLLLVTYYGVSIGANPYQIGAAAHVTALGGSVASLLLLLRFAKGRIGRPVVSKRHLKRVGKVLLTSGMAVSIASLALLLMQLIDGLTFVNLLGDTMETKIEKGIFDRGYPLLQFAILFATSISLASVPTLLTEYRKKNDAATRLHLETLLRSGLLVAAAATVGLFSVMRPLNIALYQDDKGTVALSWLAATAFTASLSMIIISCLQSVDAEKYAFAGVVLGLVVKLLLNIYLLPRYGMIGAGMATFGGFAMMASAQLILLNRKFGRVTAGRTFYVRLMQAVVPMALFLYVVERLFQWAGFETRIGAMFEVGLLVIGGASIFCIFALRRRVLTEREWSLLPFGDKLYRIHHRRKII; encoded by the coding sequence ATGAGTCAGCGACGAACGATTGCGCAAGGGGCAGCGCTCCTTGCGATCTCGAGTTACGTCTCAAAGCTGCTAAGCTTTTTTTACCGGATTCCATATCAAAACATGGCAGGGGATTTTGGATTGTACGTCTATCAGACGGTCTATCCATTATTCGCGATTGCGGCAGCACTGGGGATTTATGCGCTACCCGTCATCGTCGCAAAGTTGACGTTGCATCACCCGGAAGAAAAACGCGAGGTTCTCTGGTCGATTTTCTTTGTCCTTGCGAGTCTTTCGTTAGTGTTCGGTCTGCTCGGCTGGATCATCGCACCGGAACTTGCTTTACTGTTCGGAGATCCGAAGCTCGTCCTTCCGTTACGTGCGGTGACATTGACGTTTTATTTATTGCCGGTCATTGCCGTGTTACGAGGAATGTTTCAAGCAGACCTTGAGATGCGACCGACCGCCTTTTCGCAAATTACGGAAAACGCTGTGCGTGTCTGTTTATTGTTACTCGTGACGTATTATGGTGTCTCAATCGGAGCGAATCCTTATCAAATCGGTGCTGCGGCCCACGTGACGGCGCTCGGTGGGAGCGTTGCTTCGTTGTTGTTGCTCCTTCGCTTCGCGAAAGGACGGATTGGCCGCCCGGTCGTCTCAAAGCGTCACTTAAAGCGTGTCGGAAAAGTTTTGTTGACGAGTGGGATGGCGGTCAGTATCGCGTCGCTCGCTTTACTATTGATGCAGTTGATTGATGGACTGACGTTCGTCAACTTGCTTGGGGATACGATGGAGACGAAAATCGAGAAGGGGATTTTTGATCGTGGTTATCCATTGTTGCAGTTCGCAATTTTATTTGCGACGTCGATCAGTCTAGCCAGTGTTCCGACGTTGTTGACGGAGTACCGTAAAAAAAATGACGCGGCGACACGGTTGCACCTTGAAACACTACTTCGTTCTGGTCTGTTGGTCGCGGCAGCTGCGACGGTCGGATTGTTTAGTGTCATGCGGCCACTCAACATCGCGCTCTATCAAGACGACAAAGGGACGGTCGCGCTCAGTTGGCTTGCTGCGACGGCCTTTACGGCATCGCTCTCGATGATTATCATCTCTTGCCTCCAGTCCGTTGATGCTGAAAAGTATGCTTTTGCAGGCGTCGTGCTCGGACTAGTTGTCAAGCTGTTACTAAACATCTACTTGTTACCCCGTTATGGTATGATCGGGGCGGGAATGGCGACATTCGGCGGATTCGCGATGATGGCATCAGCACAACTCATCTTATTGAATCGGAAATTCGGACGTGTAACAGCAGGACGAACTTTCTACGTCCGATTGATGCAAGCTGTCGTCCCGATGGCATTGTTTTTGTATGTGGTCGAACGCCTGTTTCAATGGGCAGGTTTTGAGACACGGATTGGAGCGATGTTTGAAGTGGGTCTACTCGTCATCGGTGGTGCATCGATCTTTTGTATATTTGCACTACGCAGGCGTGTCTTGACAGAGCGGGAGTGGTCTTTATTGCCGTTCGGAGACAAACTTTATCGAATTCATCATCGGAGGAAAATCATATGA
- the mazG gene encoding nucleoside triphosphate pyrophosphohydrolase, which translates to MTHRITVVGLGVGELEQLPFGVYKLLKETTQPVYLRTADHPVVSELATEGMKFTSFDSIYERHDRFEAVYADIVETLLEQAKQEAVIYAVPGHPLVAESTVQQLLARATDIDIVGGQSFLDPMFAAVGVDPIEGFQLLDATAFRVDEAQIRQHVLIGQVYDAFVAGDLKVMLMERYPDEHPVTLVTAAGTSKQHVMTVPLYELDRVTMLSNLTTVYVPPVTEEKALNRDFATLKDIIARLRGEGGCPWDQEQTHESLKKHLIEESYELLEAIDLQDDNLMIEELGDVLLQVMLHAQIGLDEGYFDIRDVIGSVSDKMIRRHPHVFAEATVDSAADVVANWQTIKSQEKPERKYLLDGVTKGAPALMRAEQIQKKVAKVGFEWDTVSGALEKVQEEIRELQEAPPKEQLAEFGDLLFSLVLVGKYMGLSGEEALQLTNDKFIRRFTRMEQLAKRPVEELSLDEQDQLWNQAKQEEQS; encoded by the coding sequence ATGACACACCGTATTACAGTCGTCGGCTTAGGTGTTGGCGAACTAGAGCAATTGCCGTTTGGCGTTTATAAGTTATTGAAAGAAACAACACAACCTGTTTATTTACGGACAGCAGATCATCCCGTCGTTTCAGAACTGGCGACAGAGGGAATGAAATTTACATCGTTTGATTCGATTTATGAGCGACACGATCGTTTCGAAGCAGTCTACGCAGACATCGTCGAGACGCTACTCGAACAGGCGAAGCAGGAAGCGGTCATCTATGCGGTACCAGGACACCCGCTCGTAGCAGAAAGTACCGTTCAACAACTACTTGCGCGTGCGACAGACATCGACATCGTCGGTGGACAAAGTTTTCTTGATCCGATGTTCGCAGCGGTCGGGGTGGATCCGATTGAAGGATTTCAATTGCTTGACGCAACGGCCTTCCGTGTTGATGAAGCGCAAATTCGTCAACACGTACTGATCGGACAAGTGTACGATGCGTTTGTCGCAGGGGACTTGAAAGTCATGTTGATGGAACGTTATCCGGATGAACACCCGGTGACGCTCGTCACAGCAGCGGGGACGAGTAAGCAACACGTCATGACAGTTCCGCTTTATGAACTGGACCGTGTGACGATGCTCAGTAATTTGACGACGGTCTATGTGCCGCCTGTGACGGAGGAAAAGGCGCTGAATCGGGATTTCGCGACGTTAAAAGACATCATCGCCCGTTTACGTGGTGAAGGAGGGTGTCCATGGGATCAAGAACAGACCCATGAATCGCTCAAAAAACATTTAATCGAAGAATCTTACGAATTACTGGAAGCAATCGACCTTCAGGACGATAACTTAATGATAGAGGAATTAGGGGATGTCTTACTTCAAGTCATGTTACATGCACAAATCGGTCTCGATGAAGGGTACTTTGATATCCGGGACGTCATCGGCAGTGTCAGTGACAAGATGATTCGTCGTCATCCACACGTCTTTGCAGAGGCGACGGTTGATTCGGCGGCAGACGTCGTTGCGAACTGGCAAACGATCAAGTCACAGGAGAAACCGGAGCGGAAATATCTGCTCGACGGTGTCACAAAAGGGGCACCTGCCTTGATGCGTGCTGAACAGATTCAGAAAAAAGTCGCAAAAGTCGGCTTTGAGTGGGACACAGTCAGTGGTGCGCTTGAAAAGGTACAAGAAGAAATACGTGAACTACAAGAAGCACCGCCAAAAGAACAACTGGCTGAATTCGGAGATCTCTTATTTTCGTTAGTACTTGTCGGAAAATATATGGGGTTATCGGGCGAAGAGGCGTTGCAGCTGACGAACGATAAATTCATTCGCCGTTTTACGCGGATGGAACAACTCGCAAAGAGACCAGTTGAAGAGTTATCGCTCGACGAACAAGATCAGTTATGGAATCAAGCGAAGCAGGAGGAACAGTCATGA
- a CDS encoding RNA-binding S4 domain-containing protein: MRLDKFLKVSRLIKRRTLAKEVADQGRITINGLVAKASSTVAVGDEMTIRFGNKIVTVQIDGIKEHAKKEEATDMYKIIREEKVNSQESM; the protein is encoded by the coding sequence ATGAGACTCGATAAATTTTTAAAGGTGTCCCGTTTGATTAAACGACGGACACTCGCAAAAGAAGTAGCAGACCAAGGTCGGATTACGATTAACGGTCTTGTCGCAAAAGCAAGCAGTACCGTAGCAGTCGGCGACGAGATGACGATTCGGTTCGGGAACAAAATCGTCACCGTCCAAATCGATGGCATCAAAGAGCATGCGAAAAAAGAAGAAGCGACGGATATGTACAAAATCATCCGTGAAGAAAAAGTGAATTCTCAAGAATCAATGTAA